The Laribacter hongkongensis DSM 14985 genome has a segment encoding these proteins:
- a CDS encoding fimbrial biogenesis chaperone, producing the protein MKYHTFLMTWFLCSTACAADLAVQPVRLRLSEKQNRSVLTVTNRSSESTSIQVDTFSWFDEKGENRQVPFNGLIVNPPMFTLGPYGTQTIRVGMRNPAKNEKEIAYRILLRQIPSSSTIDQQIKNLQFLMQISLPVYIEPPQKNWSIKWDAKHIQANQITLTAQNTGSMHIDRSQNQCEPSSYEQH; encoded by the coding sequence ATGAAATACCATACCTTTTTAATGACATGGTTTTTATGCTCCACGGCTTGTGCCGCAGACCTCGCAGTACAACCCGTACGACTCCGGTTGTCAGAAAAGCAGAACCGGAGTGTCCTGACCGTAACAAACCGTAGCAGCGAATCCACCTCCATTCAGGTTGATACTTTTTCATGGTTTGATGAAAAAGGAGAAAACCGGCAAGTTCCGTTTAACGGCCTGATCGTCAATCCCCCCATGTTTACACTGGGCCCGTATGGCACCCAGACCATACGTGTGGGAATGCGGAATCCAGCAAAAAATGAGAAAGAAATTGCCTACCGTATTTTACTGAGACAAATACCATCATCCAGCACAATTGACCAGCAAATAAAAAACCTGCAATTCCTGATGCAGATCAGCCTGCCTGTTTATATAGAGCCACCACAAAAAAACTGGTCCATCAAATGGGATGCGAAACACATACAAGCTAACCAGATCACACTGACAGCGCAAAATACCGGATCAATGCATATTGATCGTTCACAAAATCAATGTGAACCCAGCTCATACGAACAGCACTGA
- a CDS encoding spore coat protein U domain-containing protein has product MTATTPAAFIRPTAPIANGTGVVQSYSIYGQITANQYVAPGSYSDTVTVTVTYS; this is encoded by the coding sequence GTGACGGCAACAACTCCAGCAGCCTTTATCCGACCAACTGCACCTATTGCCAACGGGACCGGTGTTGTACAAAGCTACAGCATTTACGGGCAAATCACGGCCAATCAATACGTAGCCCCAGGCTCGTACTCCGATACAGTCACCGTGACAGTCACCTATAGCTGA
- a CDS encoding 2OG-Fe(II) oxygenase — MSLPLPKSARVHDNESCLDRLVDAGWAVWPDFLGADDTAALAAHTLHCHAEGVFHRAGVGRGGALVIQEGVRSDQVLWIDEAPAHPVLAQYQARMESLRQSVNQALYLGLHDLEAHLAVYPPGSFYQAHLDRFRDSDLRTLTVVLYLNPPDWRDEDGGHLRFWPADREGDSLLLQPAGGTLVTFLSDRFWHAVEPAGRTRLSVTGWFRRRPAL; from the coding sequence ATGTCACTCCCTCTGCCCAAGAGTGCCCGGGTACACGACAACGAAAGTTGTCTCGACCGGCTGGTTGATGCCGGCTGGGCTGTCTGGCCGGATTTCCTGGGGGCGGACGACACGGCCGCACTGGCCGCACATACCTTGCACTGTCACGCCGAAGGCGTGTTTCACCGGGCCGGAGTCGGGCGCGGCGGCGCTCTTGTCATCCAGGAAGGCGTGCGCTCCGACCAGGTGCTGTGGATCGACGAAGCGCCGGCGCATCCGGTACTGGCGCAATACCAGGCCCGCATGGAGTCCCTGCGCCAGTCGGTCAATCAGGCGCTCTATCTCGGGCTGCATGACCTCGAAGCCCATCTGGCGGTTTATCCGCCCGGCAGCTTTTACCAGGCTCACCTTGACCGCTTCCGCGACAGCGACCTGCGCACCCTCACCGTTGTGCTCTATCTCAACCCACCGGACTGGCGGGACGAGGACGGCGGCCACCTGCGCTTCTGGCCTGCCGACCGGGAGGGCGACAGCCTGTTGCTCCAGCCCGCCGGCGGCACGCTGGTGACCTTCCTGTCCGACCGTTTCTGGCATGCCGTCGAGCCAGCCGGCCGCACCCGCCTGAGCGTCACCGGCTGGTTCCGCCGCCGGCCGGCCCTCTGA
- the aroC gene encoding chorismate synthase → MSGNTFGHLFTVTSFGESHGPAIGCVVDGCPPGLAICEADIQRELDRRKPGTSRHVTQRREPDTVEILSGVFEGKTTGTPIALLIRNQDQRSKDYGNIADTFRPGHADYTYWHKYGIRDPRGGGRSSARETAVRVAAGAIAKKWLSERFGIVVRGHLTQIGDIDIPFTSWDLVDTNPFFAADTSRLDELEAYMDSIRKSCDSIGARLRVVAENVPVGWGEPVFDRLDADIAYAMMGINAVKGVEIGAGFGCVTQRGSEHGDELTPEGFVSNHAGGILGGISTGQHIEVSMAIKPTSSIARPRRSIDRQGQPVNMETHGRHDPCVGIRATPIAEAMLALVLIDHALRHRAQCGDVRVETPQIAGRAG, encoded by the coding sequence ATGTCGGGCAATACCTTCGGCCACCTGTTTACCGTAACCAGTTTCGGCGAAAGCCACGGGCCGGCAATTGGCTGTGTGGTTGATGGCTGCCCGCCGGGACTGGCAATCTGCGAAGCCGACATCCAGCGCGAGCTGGACCGGCGCAAGCCCGGCACCAGCCGCCATGTCACCCAGCGCCGCGAGCCGGACACGGTGGAAATCCTCTCCGGCGTGTTCGAAGGCAAGACCACCGGCACCCCCATTGCACTGCTGATCCGCAACCAGGACCAGCGCAGCAAGGACTACGGCAACATTGCCGACACCTTCCGCCCCGGTCATGCCGACTACACCTACTGGCACAAATACGGCATCCGCGACCCGCGTGGCGGCGGTCGCTCGTCGGCCCGCGAAACCGCGGTGCGGGTCGCTGCTGGTGCCATTGCCAAAAAATGGCTGAGCGAACGCTTCGGCATCGTCGTGCGTGGGCACCTGACCCAGATCGGCGACATCGACATCCCGTTCACCAGCTGGGATCTGGTTGACACCAACCCGTTCTTTGCCGCCGATACCAGCCGGCTGGACGAGCTGGAAGCCTACATGGACAGCATCCGCAAAAGCTGCGACTCCATCGGCGCCCGCCTGCGGGTAGTGGCCGAAAACGTGCCGGTCGGCTGGGGTGAACCAGTGTTCGACCGGCTGGACGCCGACATTGCCTACGCCATGATGGGCATCAATGCGGTCAAGGGCGTGGAAATCGGCGCCGGATTCGGCTGCGTCACCCAGAGGGGCAGTGAGCATGGCGACGAACTGACCCCCGAAGGCTTTGTGTCCAATCACGCCGGCGGCATCCTCGGCGGCATTTCCACCGGGCAGCACATCGAAGTGTCGATGGCCATCAAGCCGACTTCCAGCATTGCCCGGCCGCGCCGCTCCATCGACAGGCAAGGCCAGCCGGTCAACATGGAAACCCACGGCCGCCACGATCCCTGTGTCGGCATCCGGGCCACGCCGATTGCCGAAGCCATGCTGGCACTGGTATTGATCGACCATGCCCTGCGTCACCGTGCCCAGTGCGGGGATGTCCGGGTGGAGACACCGCAGATCGCCGGCCGGGCCGGCTGA
- a CDS encoding DUF2721 domain-containing protein, with protein MNLTLTTPALLFPAISLLLLAYTNRFLALSATIRQLYDRHRNAPDAGLIRQIANLRRRVELIRWMQTLGTASILVTTLSMFLLFMGWPAAGTWSFVIGLVLMCGSLALSLVELSISGNALEILLADLEHTGERPPRTR; from the coding sequence ATGAACCTGACGCTGACCACACCGGCCCTGCTGTTTCCCGCCATTTCCCTGCTGTTGCTGGCTTATACCAACCGTTTCCTGGCTTTGTCCGCCACCATCCGTCAGCTTTACGACCGCCACCGCAACGCCCCGGATGCCGGCCTGATCCGCCAGATCGCCAACCTGCGGCGTCGGGTCGAGCTGATCCGCTGGATGCAGACACTGGGGACAGCCAGCATTCTGGTGACCACCCTGAGCATGTTCCTGCTGTTCATGGGCTGGCCCGCTGCCGGGACATGGAGTTTCGTGATCGGGCTGGTGCTGATGTGCGGTTCGCTGGCATTGTCGCTGGTGGAGCTGTCGATCTCCGGCAATGCACTGGAAATCCTGCTGGCCGATCTGGAACACACGGGCGAGCGCCCGCCCCGTACCAGATAA
- a CDS encoding L,D-transpeptidase: MMKLLTLLWACLLAAPALASSSPVPSRLAGFVLDQQSSSLLPGQTNPRHPGEPWIRVGVGSQTLTLFDGDGTPRRHWVVSTAKNGVGEQFGSYQTPRGWHTVCDKIGADAAPDAIFYRRQDTGWRYSAELARENPDKDWILTRILWLCGAEPGFNQGELPDGTLVDSYQRGIYIHGGGAHVPFGTPTSKGCVRMTTPSVIDLFELVPTGTDVWIDVAG, from the coding sequence ATGATGAAACTGCTGACCCTGTTGTGGGCCTGCCTGCTGGCCGCTCCGGCACTGGCAAGCTCTTCTCCTGTCCCATCCCGGCTGGCCGGCTTCGTGCTGGACCAGCAATCATCCAGCTTGCTGCCGGGCCAGACCAATCCGCGCCATCCGGGCGAGCCGTGGATCCGGGTCGGCGTCGGCAGCCAGACGCTGACACTGTTCGACGGTGACGGCACGCCACGCCGGCACTGGGTGGTTTCCACCGCCAAAAACGGTGTGGGCGAGCAGTTCGGCAGCTACCAGACGCCGCGCGGCTGGCATACGGTATGCGACAAGATCGGCGCCGATGCCGCTCCGGATGCCATCTTTTACCGCCGCCAGGATACCGGCTGGCGTTACAGTGCCGAGCTGGCACGCGAAAATCCCGACAAGGACTGGATCCTCACCCGCATCCTGTGGCTGTGCGGCGCCGAGCCGGGCTTCAACCAGGGCGAACTGCCCGACGGCACGCTGGTCGACAGCTACCAGCGCGGCATCTACATCCATGGCGGCGGCGCGCATGTGCCGTTCGGCACGCCCACCTCCAAGGGCTGCGTACGCATGACGACGCCCAGCGTGATCGACCTGTTCGAGCTGGTGCCGACCGGCACCGATGTCTGGATCGACGTGGCCGGTTGA
- a CDS encoding L,D-transpeptidase encodes MLIRIVLADQRLTLFDDHGRPVAAYPVSTAARGAGEQSGSQQTPRGRHVIRAMIGAGAPIGAVFVGRRPTGEICDDALYHAQPGRDWILTRILWLSGCEPGRNRLGQVDTMRRYIYLHGTPDAVDMTRPGSHGCVRMRNRDIAELFDRVAPGTPVEIVEHAE; translated from the coding sequence ATGCTGATCCGCATTGTGCTTGCCGACCAACGCCTGACGCTGTTTGACGACCACGGCCGGCCCGTGGCCGCTTACCCGGTTTCCACGGCCGCGCGTGGCGCTGGCGAACAGTCCGGCAGCCAGCAGACTCCGCGTGGCCGTCATGTCATCCGTGCCATGATCGGTGCCGGAGCCCCGATTGGTGCCGTGTTTGTCGGCCGCCGGCCAACCGGAGAGATTTGCGACGATGCCCTCTACCACGCCCAGCCCGGCCGCGACTGGATCCTGACCCGCATCCTGTGGCTGTCCGGCTGCGAACCCGGCCGCAACCGGCTGGGGCAGGTGGACACCATGCGCCGCTACATCTACCTGCACGGCACACCGGATGCAGTGGACATGACCCGTCCCGGTTCGCATGGCTGCGTGCGCATGCGCAACCGTGACATTGCCGAACTTTTCGACCGCGTAGCGCCCGGCACGCCGGTCGAGATCGTGGAACACGCCGAATGA
- the tadA gene encoding tRNA adenosine(34) deaminase TadA, producing the protein MRQAILLAQEAAAAGEVPVGALVVLEGKVIGRGANAPIGRHDPTAHAEIAALRAAAERAGNYRLPGAELYVTLEPCAMCAGAIQHARIARVVFGASDAKTGAAGSVVDLFAEPRLNHHAEVCGGLLADECAAVLSGFFRDRRAAHRAARQTRTDLSHADPHCACRPTPDAV; encoded by the coding sequence ATGCGCCAAGCCATCCTGCTGGCGCAGGAGGCTGCTGCTGCCGGCGAAGTGCCGGTCGGCGCACTGGTGGTGCTGGAAGGCAAGGTGATCGGTCGCGGCGCCAATGCTCCGATCGGTCGTCATGATCCGACCGCGCACGCGGAAATCGCGGCCCTGCGCGCCGCGGCAGAACGGGCCGGCAACTACCGCCTGCCCGGCGCCGAGCTGTATGTCACGCTGGAGCCGTGCGCCATGTGTGCCGGTGCCATCCAGCATGCCCGCATCGCGCGGGTGGTGTTCGGTGCGTCCGATGCCAAGACCGGCGCCGCAGGCAGCGTCGTTGACCTCTTTGCCGAACCCCGGCTCAACCATCATGCCGAAGTCTGCGGCGGCCTTCTGGCCGACGAATGTGCAGCCGTGCTCTCCGGCTTTTTCCGTGACCGGCGGGCCGCCCACCGCGCCGCCCGCCAGACCCGGACGGACCTGTCCCATGCTGATCCGCATTGTGCTTGCCGACCAACGCCTGACGCTGTTTGA
- a CDS encoding cytochrome b has protein sequence MLRNSPHSFGWPARWLHWLTAAAVIAALVFIETKDWFPRGSATRAGIFYAHVQAGLIAFLLVVPRLAWRLANRPPGITPPLSRRMQQLSDLTHWLMYTLILCLPVLGLLSLQAKGTPPALFGLPLPLLTEPAPTLAHDLKDWHENLGNVLLWLAILHVLAAWWHHKILRDDTLTRLTGPWRP, from the coding sequence ATGTTGCGCAATTCCCCCCACAGTTTTGGCTGGCCGGCCCGCTGGTTGCACTGGCTGACCGCAGCGGCGGTCATTGCGGCACTGGTTTTCATCGAAACCAAAGACTGGTTTCCACGCGGATCCGCCACGCGGGCCGGCATTTTCTACGCCCACGTACAGGCCGGGCTGATTGCCTTCCTGCTGGTCGTGCCACGGCTGGCCTGGCGTCTGGCCAACCGCCCGCCCGGCATCACGCCGCCCTTGTCCCGCCGGATGCAGCAGCTTTCGGACCTGACCCACTGGCTGATGTACACACTGATCCTGTGCCTGCCGGTGCTGGGCCTGCTGTCGTTGCAGGCCAAGGGCACTCCGCCGGCCCTGTTCGGCCTGCCGTTGCCCTTGCTGACCGAACCGGCGCCAACGCTGGCGCACGACCTGAAGGACTGGCACGAAAACCTCGGCAATGTGCTTTTGTGGCTGGCCATCCTGCATGTGCTGGCAGCCTGGTGGCACCACAAGATCCTGCGTGACGACACGCTCACGCGCCTGACCGGGCCATGGCGCCCCTGA
- a CDS encoding LysR family transcriptional regulator, which yields MAAIVVTASRNAKPESIEKTDMSNTLDALTAFSTAAELGSFSAAARYLHKSQSTVSEAIANLEIDLGVSLFDRGARNPVLTAAGEQLLRHARQVLAAHEQLTRQASLMSAGLEPQLSIVLSDTLHSLELETLLQGLETRFPELELETLVAEKEDVVDLVASGRAHLGLLSALPHYPAGIGHAALPHQGQFALFAGRHHPLARQKALLPDQLAPFRQLCLNTLGSPAPASTHPRRWLAPSYLMLLDMTRLGFGWAELPSWMAQTFGRDELVQLDVAGWPRPIPIDLVWSSGRRPGLAAAWVRQFLAGTSGEPLSPA from the coding sequence ATGGCAGCCATTGTCGTGACGGCCAGCCGGAATGCCAAACCAGAATCCATCGAAAAAACCGATATGTCCAACACCCTCGATGCCCTGACCGCCTTCAGTACAGCGGCCGAACTGGGATCGTTTTCGGCGGCGGCCCGCTACCTGCACAAAAGCCAGTCCACCGTCAGCGAAGCCATCGCCAATCTGGAAATCGACCTTGGCGTGTCGCTGTTTGACCGTGGCGCACGCAACCCGGTCCTGACTGCGGCCGGGGAGCAACTGCTCCGCCATGCCAGGCAGGTCCTGGCGGCCCACGAGCAGCTCACCCGCCAGGCCAGCCTGATGAGCGCCGGGCTGGAGCCGCAGTTGAGCATCGTGCTCTCCGACACCCTGCATTCGCTGGAACTGGAAACCCTGCTGCAGGGTCTGGAAACCCGCTTTCCGGAACTGGAGCTGGAAACCCTGGTGGCGGAAAAGGAAGACGTGGTCGACCTGGTCGCCAGCGGCCGCGCCCATCTCGGGCTGCTGTCGGCCCTGCCGCACTATCCGGCCGGCATCGGCCATGCTGCCCTGCCGCACCAGGGACAGTTTGCCCTGTTCGCCGGTCGCCACCATCCTCTGGCCCGGCAGAAAGCATTGTTGCCGGACCAGCTCGCCCCGTTCCGCCAGCTCTGCCTCAACACGCTGGGCTCGCCGGCCCCCGCTAGCACCCATCCGCGCCGCTGGCTGGCACCCAGCTACCTGATGCTGCTCGACATGACCCGGCTGGGCTTTGGCTGGGCCGAACTGCCCTCGTGGATGGCCCAGACATTCGGGCGCGACGAACTGGTCCAGCTGGATGTGGCCGGCTGGCCCCGGCCCATTCCCATTGACCTGGTCTGGTCGTCCGGCCGCCGGCCGGGCCTTGCCGCAGCCTGGGTGCGGCAGTTTCTGGCCGGCACGTCCGGTGAACCGCTGTCCCCGGCCTGA
- a CDS encoding multidrug/biocide efflux PACE transporter has protein sequence MDHVKKPSERVFHAMLYELCATLMLVPLAAWIMGKSLGQMGGLSLMMAGVAMLCNMLFNALFERAERRWKLRRTVRVRCLHALLFEGTLVVLLVPLAAWWLSVSYWQALLLDLGFFVFFLPYTYVFNWGYDTARAAWVRRRQAMTVPS, from the coding sequence ATGGATCACGTCAAGAAACCGTCAGAACGGGTTTTCCACGCAATGCTGTACGAACTGTGCGCTACCCTCATGCTGGTGCCGCTGGCCGCATGGATCATGGGCAAGTCGCTGGGCCAGATGGGCGGCCTGTCGCTGATGATGGCCGGGGTGGCGATGCTGTGCAACATGCTGTTCAACGCCCTGTTCGAGCGGGCCGAGCGGCGCTGGAAGCTGCGGCGCACCGTGCGCGTGCGCTGCCTGCATGCCCTGCTGTTCGAAGGCACGCTGGTGGTATTGCTGGTGCCGCTGGCGGCGTGGTGGCTGTCGGTCAGCTACTGGCAGGCCCTGTTGCTGGACCTGGGGTTTTTCGTTTTCTTCCTGCCCTATACCTACGTGTTCAACTGGGGCTACGACACGGCCCGGGCCGCGTGGGTGCGTCGCCGGCAGGCCATGACCGTGCCGTCCTGA
- a CDS encoding SlyX family protein: MHERIDELEIRLAFQEEQIDALNLTVVRQQQELDTLRRQFDELVRLLRAQSSPQDGSERWHARDDIPPHY; encoded by the coding sequence ATGCACGAACGGATCGACGAACTGGAAATTCGGCTGGCGTTTCAGGAGGAACAGATCGACGCCCTCAACCTGACCGTGGTGCGCCAGCAGCAGGAACTCGATACCCTGCGCCGCCAGTTCGACGAACTGGTCCGGTTGCTCCGGGCGCAGTCCTCACCGCAAGACGGCAGCGAACGCTGGCATGCCCGCGACGACATCCCGCCGCACTATTGA
- a CDS encoding SLC13 family permease, whose product MKVSEHRQEIAHDMSLAAWTGLALGPLLLLLTLLTDPPAGMSPDAWKCVGMALMMAVWWSTEAIPIPATSLLPILLVPVLGLGSIKSASAPYANPTIYLFLGGFILGLALEKWNLHKRIALYTLHAVGYQPRRQVAGFMLATALLSMWVSNTATTIMMMPIGLSVIALLTQDDETNEQQAFATALLLGIAYAASIGGIATLIGTPPNALLAAFLKDNYDVHIGFGQWMLLGVPVSLGMLLFTWWWLTRKRFTLNTDAARTMIEQQLQELGPMSKPEKMVATVFVLTSLAWIFQPQLKTFIPAANDTSIAMAAALALFIIPVDARKRVFLMNWEHAGKVPWGILLLFGGGLSLATVIGSTGLAEWIASALGGLSMMEGIMLMALIVAVITFLTEVTSNTATAAAFLPLLGALAVSQGLPPELLAIPAAIAASCAFMMPVATPPNAIVFGTGHMEIRSMMKAGLVLNLFGIVFVTGMCYSLIGLIWSTSL is encoded by the coding sequence ATGAAAGTATCCGAACACCGACAGGAAATTGCCCATGACATGAGTCTGGCAGCCTGGACAGGACTGGCACTGGGCCCCCTGCTCCTGCTGCTGACCCTCCTGACCGATCCGCCTGCCGGCATGAGCCCCGATGCCTGGAAATGCGTCGGCATGGCCCTGATGATGGCTGTCTGGTGGTCCACCGAAGCCATCCCGATTCCGGCCACCTCGCTGCTGCCGATCCTGCTGGTACCGGTACTGGGGCTGGGTTCGATCAAGTCGGCGTCGGCGCCTTACGCCAACCCCACCATCTACCTGTTCCTCGGCGGCTTCATCCTTGGCCTCGCGCTGGAAAAGTGGAACCTGCACAAGCGCATCGCGCTCTATACCCTGCATGCGGTCGGCTACCAGCCGCGCCGGCAGGTCGCCGGTTTCATGCTGGCTACCGCACTGCTGAGCATGTGGGTCAGCAATACCGCCACCACCATCATGATGATGCCGATCGGCCTGTCGGTCATCGCGCTCCTGACGCAGGATGACGAAACCAACGAACAGCAGGCCTTTGCCACCGCCCTGCTGCTGGGCATTGCCTACGCCGCCAGCATCGGCGGCATCGCCACCCTGATCGGCACCCCGCCCAACGCGCTGCTGGCAGCCTTCCTCAAGGACAACTACGACGTGCACATCGGCTTTGGCCAGTGGATGCTGCTGGGCGTACCGGTGTCGCTGGGCATGCTGCTCTTTACCTGGTGGTGGCTGACGCGCAAGCGCTTCACCCTCAATACCGACGCGGCCCGCACCATGATCGAGCAGCAGTTGCAGGAACTGGGCCCGATGAGCAAGCCGGAAAAAATGGTGGCCACCGTGTTTGTCCTGACCTCGCTGGCGTGGATTTTCCAGCCGCAACTCAAGACCTTCATTCCGGCTGCCAACGATACCTCCATCGCCATGGCCGCAGCCCTCGCCCTGTTCATCATCCCGGTGGATGCCCGAAAGCGCGTGTTCCTGATGAACTGGGAACACGCCGGCAAGGTGCCCTGGGGCATCCTGCTGCTGTTCGGCGGCGGCCTGTCGCTGGCCACGGTGATCGGCAGCACCGGTCTGGCCGAATGGATTGCCAGCGCACTGGGCGGCCTGTCGATGATGGAAGGCATCATGTTGATGGCGCTGATCGTCGCCGTCATCACCTTCCTGACCGAAGTGACCTCCAACACCGCTACCGCAGCCGCCTTCCTGCCGCTCCTGGGAGCACTGGCCGTATCGCAGGGACTGCCGCCGGAGCTTCTGGCAATCCCGGCCGCGATTGCCGCCAGCTGTGCCTTCATGATGCCGGTAGCCACCCCGCCCAACGCCATCGTGTTCGGCACCGGCCACATGGAAATCCGCTCGATGATGAAGGCCGGTCTGGTGCTCAACCTGTTCGGCATCGTGTTCGTCACCGGCATGTGCTACAGCCTGATCGGCCTGATCTGGAGCACCTCGCTGTAA
- a CDS encoding N-acetylmuramoyl-L-alanine amidase, whose amino-acid sequence MPESLLTSRRRLLQAGGSLMLLMLSGASLAGGAGVIAVRSWPSATYTRITLESDGALKYRSFTMSSPNRLVIDLEGVQLNAVLREFSERAIDDPYIRTARAGQFNPTTVRVVLDLKSEVRPEIFTLAPIAEYRHRLVVDLYPAQSDDPLLALLEDFNQGKVSPAEPPPKRNEPASTGKGGRPFVVMLDPGHGGEDPGAIGPSGAREKNVVLAIARQLKRKIDATPGMRAHLTRDDDIFIPLGVRVAKARQVKADLFVSIHADAFTTPTARGSSVFTLSEKGATSTAAKWLAKTQNDADLVGGIKIDAGRDRYLAHTLLDLTQTATINDSMKLARAVLDELGDINRLHKNQVEQAGFAVLKAPDIPSILVETAFISNPEEEAKLTNPLHQARIADALHSGIRQYAGKTVLART is encoded by the coding sequence ATGCCTGAATCCTTACTGACCTCACGCCGCCGCCTGTTGCAGGCCGGCGGCTCCCTCATGCTGCTGATGCTGTCGGGCGCCAGCCTTGCCGGCGGAGCCGGCGTCATTGCCGTGCGCAGCTGGCCGTCAGCCACCTATACCCGCATCACGCTGGAATCCGACGGCGCGCTGAAATACCGCTCGTTCACCATGTCGAGCCCGAACCGGCTGGTGATCGACCTCGAAGGCGTGCAGCTCAATGCCGTCCTGCGCGAATTCAGCGAACGGGCCATCGACGACCCCTACATCCGTACCGCCCGCGCCGGACAGTTCAACCCGACCACGGTACGGGTCGTGCTCGACCTCAAGAGCGAAGTCCGGCCCGAGATCTTCACCCTCGCGCCGATCGCCGAATACCGGCACCGGCTGGTGGTCGACCTCTACCCGGCCCAGAGCGACGACCCGCTGCTGGCACTGCTGGAAGACTTCAACCAGGGCAAGGTCAGCCCCGCCGAACCGCCGCCCAAACGCAACGAGCCGGCCAGTACCGGCAAGGGCGGACGGCCGTTCGTGGTCATGCTCGACCCCGGCCACGGCGGCGAGGATCCCGGCGCCATCGGCCCGTCCGGCGCCCGCGAAAAGAATGTCGTGCTTGCCATCGCCCGCCAGCTCAAGCGCAAGATCGACGCCACACCCGGCATGCGCGCGCACCTGACCCGCGACGACGACATTTTCATTCCGCTCGGCGTACGGGTCGCCAAGGCGCGTCAGGTCAAGGCCGACCTCTTCGTGTCGATCCATGCCGACGCTTTCACCACGCCGACCGCACGCGGCTCGTCGGTCTTTACCCTGTCGGAAAAGGGTGCCACCAGCACGGCGGCCAAATGGCTGGCCAAGACCCAGAACGACGCCGACCTTGTGGGCGGCATCAAGATCGACGCCGGCCGCGACCGCTATCTGGCCCACACCCTGCTCGACCTGACCCAGACCGCCACCATCAACGACAGCATGAAGCTGGCGCGCGCAGTGCTGGACGAACTGGGCGACATCAACCGGCTGCACAAGAACCAGGTCGAACAGGCCGGCTTTGCCGTGCTCAAGGCACCGGACATCCCCTCGATCCTCGTCGAGACGGCTTTCATTTCCAACCCGGAAGAAGAAGCCAAGCTCACCAATCCGCTGCATCAGGCCAGGATTGCCGACGCCCTGCATTCCGGCATTCGCCAGTACGCCGGCAAAACCGTGCTGGCGCGCACCTGA
- the tsaE gene encoding tRNA (adenosine(37)-N6)-threonylcarbamoyltransferase complex ATPase subunit type 1 TsaE, which yields MDTHTTLTVGLADEAATLAFGEALASRLVPGMTVFLEGDLGAGKTTLTRGILRGFGHAGRVKSPTYALVESYELPQLAVHHFDLYRFADPEEWVDAGFRDLFDAGSLALIEWPEKALALLPAPDLTLTLHPDGPGRQATLTAHTERGLPCLNPY from the coding sequence ATGGATACGCACACTACGCTGACAGTCGGACTGGCTGACGAGGCAGCGACACTGGCCTTCGGCGAAGCGCTGGCGAGCCGGCTGGTGCCGGGCATGACCGTTTTTCTCGAAGGAGACCTGGGGGCAGGCAAGACCACCCTCACGCGCGGCATTTTACGCGGCTTTGGTCATGCCGGGCGGGTCAAGAGCCCGACCTATGCGCTGGTGGAATCCTACGAACTGCCGCAACTGGCCGTGCACCATTTTGACCTTTACCGCTTTGCCGACCCGGAAGAATGGGTAGATGCCGGCTTCCGCGACCTCTTTGATGCCGGAAGCCTGGCGCTGATCGAGTGGCCGGAAAAAGCCCTGGCCCTGCTGCCGGCGCCGGACCTGACCCTGACCCTGCACCCGGACGGACCGGGACGCCAAGCAACGCTCACCGCTCATACCGAACGGGGATTGCCATGCCTGAATCCTTACTGA